Proteins from one Candidatus Auribacterota bacterium genomic window:
- a CDS encoding DUF2148 domain-containing protein, whose translation MNALDREGLKIVAGLMAVSARTAPKAGGADWIKTKLATTKEKSDISRRMQEIGAMKGSAVSKTDKKRGEAIRMDWTSDAKSVKYSGLLFLIGVQGRKAVGINCGGCGILTCAGMRKQKPALIDKSDFAGPFCMFRIMDLSIAAGSAAKTAMDHNIDNRMMQKVGVAALILGLLKPCDLIIGIPLSATGKNIFFDRPEKLDAWRIINPKRD comes from the coding sequence GTGAATGCACTTGATAGAGAAGGTTTAAAGATAGTCGCTGGTTTGATGGCCGTTTCTGCGCGCACGGCTCCTAAAGCAGGTGGGGCGGATTGGATTAAAACAAAGCTCGCAACAACAAAAGAAAAAAGCGATATTTCAAGAAGGATGCAAGAAATAGGTGCGATGAAAGGAAGCGCCGTCTCTAAGACAGACAAGAAACGAGGAGAGGCGATCCGAATGGATTGGACGAGCGATGCAAAGTCTGTAAAATATTCCGGTCTTTTGTTTCTTATCGGAGTCCAAGGCCGAAAAGCGGTAGGTATAAATTGCGGAGGATGTGGTATTTTAACTTGTGCCGGAATGCGTAAGCAAAAGCCAGCTCTAATTGATAAATCAGATTTCGCTGGCCCTTTTTGTATGTTTAGAATCATGGATTTAAGCATTGCAGCAGGTTCGGCTGCTAAGACTGCCATGGATCACAATATTGACAATCGAATGATGCAGAAAGTGGGAGTCGCAGCGTTGATATTAGGATTATTAAAACCATGTGATCTCATAATAGGGATTCCTCTATCTGCAACAGGTAAGAATATTTTCTTTGACCGTCCAGAAAAGTTAGATGCATGGAGAATTATTAACCCTAAAAGGGATTAG
- a CDS encoding flavin reductase family protein has product MRKRTFPLSQVYRLLEPGPVVMVATAREGRANIMTMSWHTMMEFEPPIVGCVISNRNHTFGILKATRECVINIPTVELAAKAVGCGNTSGKRVDKFRACCLTPEPASLVAAPLIGECYANLECKVVDARMVTKYNFFILKVVKAWIDPLRKAPQTIHHLGRGAFMVAGRTIKLASKMK; this is encoded by the coding sequence ATGAGGAAAAGAACGTTTCCCTTGTCTCAGGTCTATCGGCTGCTCGAACCCGGGCCGGTAGTGATGGTCGCGACGGCCCGCGAGGGGCGGGCGAACATTATGACCATGTCGTGGCATACGATGATGGAGTTCGAGCCGCCGATCGTGGGCTGCGTGATCAGTAACCGGAACCATACGTTCGGCATCCTGAAAGCGACCAGGGAATGCGTTATCAACATCCCGACAGTGGAGCTGGCGGCGAAGGCGGTGGGCTGCGGCAACACCTCCGGGAAGCGCGTCGACAAATTTAGGGCTTGCTGCCTTACCCCCGAGCCCGCCTCCCTCGTCGCAGCGCCGCTCATCGGTGAGTGCTATGCGAATCTTGAATGCAAGGTCGTGGATGCGCGGATGGTAACGAAGTACAACTTTTTCATCCTCAAGGTAGTCAAGGCATGGATCGACCCCTTGAGGAAAGCCCCGCAGACGATTCATCATCTCGGGAGAGGCGCGTTCATGGTTGCGGGCAGGACGATCAAGTTGGCCTCGAAGATGAAATAG
- a CDS encoding type II toxin-antitoxin system RelE/ParE family toxin — protein MNYRVTFAPEAGDDYDDLPAFLKAEVRDAIKQHLRFRPTRESKSRIKRLRGLDRPQYRLRVGEVRVFYDVIDGEVIVLGIIEKSNSAIWLKKWSE, from the coding sequence ATGAATTACCGTGTCACGTTTGCCCCCGAAGCCGGAGACGATTATGACGACCTGCCAGCATTTTTGAAAGCGGAAGTACGGGATGCCATCAAGCAGCATCTCCGATTCCGCCCGACTCGGGAGAGCAAAAGCAGGATCAAGCGGTTAAGGGGATTGGACAGGCCACAATATAGACTTCGAGTCGGTGAGGTTCGGGTGTTTTATGACGTGATAGATGGCGAGGTCATTGTGCTCGGGATAATAGAAAAGTCGAATTCAGCTATCTGGTTGAAGAAATGGAGTGAATGA
- a CDS encoding type II toxin-antitoxin system Phd/YefM family antitoxin, with product MKTVALAEVKDQLSKYLDKASHEQIVITKHGKPAGVLIGFKSEDDWFEFKLVNDPRFLKRIEHARASVRAGHGISWDQIKKGTANYKAHRTRKPRRFEGKGSSLDFPL from the coding sequence ATGAAAACTGTAGCGCTCGCCGAAGTAAAGGATCAACTCTCTAAGTATCTTGATAAAGCATCGCATGAGCAGATCGTGATCACCAAGCATGGGAAGCCAGCGGGCGTACTCATTGGATTCAAGAGCGAGGATGATTGGTTTGAGTTTAAGTTGGTGAATGATCCCCGTTTTTTGAAACGAATTGAGCACGCTCGTGCCAGTGTTCGTGCGGGTCACGGTATTTCTTGGGATCAGATTAAAAAAGGAACGGCGAACTATAAGGCGCACCGTACGCGAAAACCGCGTCGTTTCGAGGGGAAGGGGTCAAGTCTTGATTTTCCACTTTAG
- a CDS encoding DUF2092 domain-containing protein, producing MTGKKLFAFAIVMMLGTHGFAEDMIPSKIFEKVETTYESMQTYKAQGTITSNIDTGGMKMNIETSFSILLKKPNFYLISWTQKNMPMPGMAQSGAVWSDGSQPYLYMGVMNAYSKMSSDELALAGATGISGGAAFTIPSLFLSAFKECPTLFSRLKDPKIAKVEKIGEEDCYVISGASTISKKETFWISKSTHLILKHLRSLEPPEGGMAMPELTDQELEEAIKGMGQEVTIENKQRMRETMNRSRDVRKTTKMKGSSTEVHVDISSPDMSKKDFRFAVPEGTVLKESLFGGVLGGSGEISNKSMNPNKR from the coding sequence ATGACAGGAAAGAAACTCTTTGCGTTTGCCATCGTGATGATGCTGGGCACGCATGGCTTTGCGGAGGACATGATCCCAAGTAAGATATTCGAAAAGGTCGAAACCACGTACGAGTCAATGCAGACCTACAAGGCACAAGGAACCATCACTTCGAATATCGACACTGGTGGAATGAAGATGAACATAGAGACTTCGTTTTCGATACTGCTCAAGAAGCCAAACTTCTACCTCATTTCCTGGACACAAAAGAACATGCCGATGCCAGGCATGGCTCAGTCCGGAGCAGTGTGGAGTGATGGGTCTCAACCATATCTCTACATGGGAGTGATGAATGCATATTCGAAGATGAGTAGTGACGAACTTGCCTTGGCCGGCGCAACAGGAATCTCCGGTGGCGCTGCGTTCACAATCCCGTCGCTCTTTTTGTCCGCATTCAAGGAGTGCCCTACTCTGTTCTCAAGACTGAAAGACCCCAAGATAGCAAAGGTGGAGAAAATCGGAGAAGAAGACTGCTATGTTATCAGCGGAGCATCAACGATATCAAAGAAGGAAACATTCTGGATTTCTAAGTCCACGCATCTCATCCTGAAGCATCTCCGTTCTCTTGAGCCTCCCGAAGGAGGTATGGCAATGCCCGAATTGACTGATCAGGAACTTGAAGAAGCGATCAAGGGTATGGGGCAAGAAGTCACAATAGAGAACAAGCAAAGGATGAGAGAGACCATGAATAGATCAAGGGACGTCCGCAAGACAACCAAGATGAAAGGCTCTTCAACCGAGGTTCATGTGGACATCTCATCTCCCGATATGAGTAAGAAGGATTTTCGGTTTGCTGTGCCTGAGGGCACGGTTCTCAAGGAGTCCTTGTTTGGTGGAGTTTTGGGCGGTAGCGGGGAGATTTCCAACAAGAGCATGAACCCCAACAAGCGATAG
- a CDS encoding ATP-binding protein, giving the protein MMKKKTLLSWSSGKDSSWALHLLQQDPRIELLGLFTVMNQKYNRVSMHATRLEMLQRQAEAVGLPIETISLPDPCTNEQCDDIMRRFVTESAGKRIECMAFGDLFLEDVRKYRENQLKGTGIDPLFPLWGIPTSDLAEQMLSAGLEAYVSSVDLKKLPSRFAGQKWSRALIAEFPKDCDPCGENGEIHTVVVGGPMFRKTVQVSVGDIVTRNGFAYADIIPMN; this is encoded by the coding sequence ATGATGAAGAAAAAGACACTATTGAGCTGGAGTAGCGGCAAGGACAGCTCATGGGCGCTTCACCTGCTCCAACAAGACCCGAGGATTGAGCTTCTCGGCTTGTTTACCGTAATGAACCAGAAATACAATCGTGTGTCGATGCACGCCACTCGGTTGGAGATGCTTCAGCGTCAAGCCGAGGCAGTAGGTCTTCCGATCGAAACCATCAGTTTACCCGACCCATGCACAAACGAGCAATGCGACGACATCATGCGACGTTTCGTCACCGAGTCTGCCGGCAAGAGGATTGAGTGCATGGCATTCGGAGATCTGTTTCTTGAGGACGTCCGAAAGTATCGGGAGAATCAATTAAAAGGAACCGGAATTGATCCTCTTTTTCCGTTGTGGGGGATCCCCACGAGCGACCTGGCGGAGCAAATGCTGTCAGCAGGACTCGAAGCCTATGTCAGCAGTGTTGATCTCAAGAAACTGCCTTCGCGTTTTGCTGGGCAGAAGTGGTCAAGGGCCTTGATTGCGGAGTTCCCCAAGGATTGCGACCCGTGCGGAGAGAACGGGGAAATCCACACAGTCGTCGTGGGGGGGCCGATGTTTCGGAAAACTGTCCAGGTCAGCGTCGGCGATATTGTGACTCGGAATGGGTTTGCTTACGCTGACATCATTCCAATGAACTGA